In Acidisarcina polymorpha, the DNA window CACTTCAACAGCCATTCCCCAAAGCTTGGCAACCTATGTTGACGCAGATTTCTATGCTGTCCGAGGCTGCTGTATCGAGATAGGCACTTTCAACTGGAGCATGACCACCTTTTCCGCGTCCCACCACTTGGCCCTCCATGGGGTGTAAGAACAGCTCACGCCGCTGCGCCGCGGGAAACAGCGAACACGTTCGTTCTTCGATGGACTCTCGACCGCCTCCTCTCCCGAGGCAATGTATGGTCCGCCGCCTAATTGCAAGCATAAAGCCCAGATGAGATGAAGTGGCCTGCGGCAATGTATTCGGCCTATAGGTGAAGCTTTCGCTTCTGGCCATGATGTACTCCGCGCCCCTCTCTACCTTACAAGCTCGCCGGCATTAAAATGCCTTGCCTTGGGACAGGTTACGAGCGGGCCGGTTTGACCTGTTCTCTCATCAGTTCTTCTGCGCGCAATACCGAGGGGAAAATTAAATACAGTAGCAGCCGTGTGGTGGGAATGTGTGAATCGCGCTAGCGATTTGCATCATTTCCACCACTTCTACGCAGCGGGACGGTACTGCTGACCGGTTGTCAGAATGGCCCATGCGATACGAGCCAGCTTGTTGGCCAGTGCCACAACAGCCACATTGGAATGCTTCCTTACTGCAAGCTCGTCCATCCAGGGACCGAAGCTATGCTGAGATCGGTTTAGTCGTGCGAATGCGGCTCGAGCGCCCTCAACCAGCATTTTCCGCAAGTACTGATTTCCCCGCTTGCTTATACCCAGCAACTTCGCCTTACCACCTGAGGAGTGCTGCCGCGGAACAAGCCCCAGCCAAGAGGCCATATCACGGCCTGTCCGGAAAGCTGCTGCATTGCCCACTGCTGCGACAAGAGCGGTGGAGATGATCGGGCCGATCCCGGGAATACCCGTCAAACGTTTGCACGATTCGTTCGATCGGGAGATACGGCCGATCTCCTCCGTCACATTGCCAATCTTTGCCTCTAGCTCTTCCCACTCTTCTCGGAGTGCTGACAGAATCGTGCGTGAACGGTCGCTCAGTCCATTCTCCGCATCCTCCAAGACCGCCGGCAAATTCTTTCGAAGATGTTCGGATCCAACCCGTATCGGAAGACCGCGTTCAAGCAGAAATCCACGGATCTGATTGGTGAGCGCCACCCTGCGTTGAATCCAACGCTCGCGCACGCGGTGAAGCGCCTGCAGATCGAGCTGCTCTTCCGTCT includes these proteins:
- a CDS encoding IS110 family transposase; translation: MAIRTVGIDVAKSVFHLVALNEKGSVVVKKKFSRPQLLVYTANLRAEVIGMEACSGSHYLARILASQGHDVRLMPAEYVRPYVKSNKNDFIDAEAIAEAVLRPTMRFVPMKTEEQLDLQALHRVRERWIQRRVALTNQIRGFLLERGLPIRVGSEHLRKNLPAVLEDAENGLSDRSRTILSALREEWEELEAKIGNVTEEIGRISRSNESCKRLTGIPGIGPIISTALVAAVGNAAAFRTGRDMASWLGLVPRQHSSGGKAKLLGISKRGNQYLRKMLVEGARAAFARLNRSQHSFGPWMDELAVRKHSNVAVVALANKLARIAWAILTTGQQYRPAA